In Sulfitobacter albidus, the following proteins share a genomic window:
- the xth gene encoding exodeoxyribonuclease III — protein sequence MKIATFNINGIKARINALPAWLDEAAPDVVLMQEIKSVDEAFPREIFEERGYNVEVHGQKSFNGVGILSKYPLEDVQRGLPGDKADDQARYIEATVVGARDAVRLCGLYLPNGNPAPGQKYDYKLAWMKRLRARAQALLAEETPFLMAGDYNIIPQPEDAARPQAWAEDALFRPESRAAWRELLALGLTEAFRARVQAPGHYSFWDYQAGAWNRNDGIRIDHFLLCPYTADRLRDCQIDKEIRGHEKPSDHVPVWVELDL from the coding sequence CCACCTTCAACATCAACGGCATCAAGGCGCGTATCAACGCCCTGCCCGCCTGGCTCGATGAGGCGGCGCCGGACGTGGTGCTGATGCAGGAGATCAAATCCGTCGACGAGGCGTTCCCCCGCGAGATTTTTGAAGAGCGTGGCTATAACGTCGAGGTACACGGGCAGAAATCCTTTAACGGGGTCGGCATCCTGTCCAAATACCCGCTTGAGGACGTGCAGCGAGGCCTGCCAGGCGACAAAGCGGACGATCAGGCCCGCTATATCGAGGCAACGGTGGTTGGCGCACGCGATGCCGTGCGGCTGTGCGGGCTGTATCTGCCCAATGGCAATCCCGCACCGGGGCAGAAATACGACTACAAGCTGGCCTGGATGAAGCGCCTGCGCGCCCGCGCGCAGGCCTTGCTGGCCGAAGAGACGCCGTTTCTGATGGCCGGGGATTACAACATCATTCCACAACCCGAAGACGCTGCCCGCCCGCAGGCATGGGCCGAGGACGCGCTCTTTCGGCCCGAATCGCGTGCGGCGTGGCGTGAGCTGCTGGCGCTGGGTCTGACAGAGGCGTTTCGCGCACGCGTTCAGGCGCCGGGGCATTATTCGTTCTGGGATTATCAGGCCGGCGCGTGGAACCGCAACGATGGTATTCGCATCGATCACTTCCTGCTGTGCCCCTATACCGCCGACCGTCTGCGCGACTGCCAGATCGACAAGGAAATCCGCGGCCACGAGAAGCCGTCGGATCACGTGCCGGTCTGGGTGGAGCTGGACCTTTAG